The window ATCAGCAcggcagggcagcagcagcagcagctcggccTCGGCTCACAAGACGACGGGGTCACGGAGGCAGCGGACGGAGGGGACAGCGGCGCCAGGGCGCGGGAGGGTGGGGAAAGCCGGGACGCCGGACGACCCACGGGACACATGACTGTCGCCTCCTGCcatcgccgccgtggcctctCCTCCGCCAGGTACCGGCACATGGCCGCGCCTGACACGCGGCCCTCCCCCTCCAGTCCagtctcctgctgctgctcaaggtTCACCAAaacgtcggtaaccggtccaaattcaaaatttaaatttaaaaaatgaaaaattcttaaaaaaatttctaaaaatacttcaaggtgcgacgaatctaatggtgtcaaattttcttcaaaattcattcatttagtatagtttgcggggatttgaagttaaataaaaaatgtgcatgcaaaaatatacaaatacaatgtaaaagtagtacaaaagagggttggagggttcatttagactaaaatatgttatacaaacatttatttagtatactttgcgggcatttgaatttaaaccaaaaaagaaaaaaattgaatttaaccggttaccagtcaaaccggctggtaaaccggtctaaccggccagtataccggtacgaaccggttgaactacgccatttgaattcaaatttaaatttgaccggtttctattggtaaccgatcaaaccggtccggtaaaccggagccggagcccggcggttaccggtaaccggtcggaTATTTTAACCCTCCTGCTGCTGGGCGGCGCCGACGGCCAGCTCGCTCGCTGTCacagcgccaccaccacctccatttATAGCAAGCCAGGCTGCTGACCAACCTGCCTTTACCGATTACCTCCATCCACAATTTCTTTTTGTTATAAGGAAAGCCCGTCGAAatctttttttgaaagataCTCTACTAGTGTGCACCATTTGATGTGAATTCATTTCAAATTTAAATGATACAATGTACCGGAAAAGGAATAACGAGTGGTTCGCAGGCACTATTTGCTCTATAGATGCGCATCCGTGGTGCATAGATAAAAGAAAAACTGTGAACAGGAGACAGGCATCTGACCGCTTAATTTTTCTGAGTGTAAATCATACGTCCACTACGATTTGGAGACACCTGACAAAGCGATGGAAACATAAATCTAAGCCGGGCATCCAGCAGTATGTCAACCCTGAAATGAACTCAAATATCTGTGCAACTAGGCACAAATCTTATGCTTTAGCAAGAGGAATATCAAgggcaacatttttttttttgaaaacctaTCAAGGCAACAATTGATAAATCACAATGGCCATTGACAGTGGAGCATCATCCtatctgctggagatgctctaggACCCAAACTGGGCTGAGCTTCAAGAACAGAGCGCTATGGTAGATGGCGGTGGAATGGATCATGCAGCTGATGGCACCGTGGCGGAATGGATCATGCAGGGCAACAAGCCAAACTAGTACCAGCAGTAGCAGAGTCATCACAGGGTCAAGACTTGAGTAAAGCCCCCCAGACAGAAGGCAGAAGAGAACATGACAGCAGGCAGGCAGCCATGGCTCAACTGACACCCGTGTCACCCAGATTCCATGATGCAGCGAAAGCGAAAAAGTTGAACCGCACGCACGCCATGAGCAGCAGAAGCCTCCCAcgcccttttcttcttctttctccagcACTGTAACcacaacaaaacaaaaccacATCTTGTTGTTGCAATTGCAAAGGCACAGCATCATCAGTTCATCACATTCACATCCACCTCCAGGGAGATGAATGAGTAGCAGCAATTCCGTACCACACAAGAACTGGAGGATCCAACAACCAGTGATCTAACCACCAGTGCCACAGACATTGCCCACGCATATCACAAACCAGTCCTCAAATCATGCAAGCAAATGGAGAGAATCACAAACACAGTGCCGCGCAAGGGTAGGATTAATCGAGGATaatagtaataataataatcttTTCCATCAGGAGCAGCAAACCACAAAAAAAGGAGGCAGATCTTGTCATCTCCTCAAGCAACACAAAACCAATCCATCTCACTTCTTGATGTCCTTCTTAACCttaacgacgacgacgacaacgaccAACGACCAGCAAAAGCACCAAGCACACGATGATAACCTGAGCGGCAGTTCCCCTACGAACCGAATCCAAGATGAAAAGCGAaacgaaagaagaaaaaaaggcgGCTGGGCTCCTCTATAGCAAGGAGGCGGGCGCTCGGGCCCAGATCGGCAAAACTAAAGCGATGCTCCGACGAACGAGACACAGTGAGAGGCTTAGGCGAGATCTATGGGGAGGCTACACCACCGGGTAGTGGCGTGGCGTGATCCGGCCCGATCTCACGCGGTGCAGTCCCTCGCCATGTGGCCGCTCTGGCCGCAGTTGTAGCAGgagcggtcgccgccgccgccgccgccacctccgaagcggccgccgccgccgccgccggagccgcagTCCCTCGCCATGTGGCCGGTCTGGCCGCAGTTGTAgcaggcaccgccgccgcctcctccgtaGCCGCCACCTCCATagcctcctccgccgctggAGCAGTCCCTGGCCATGTGGCCAGGCTCCCCGCACTTaaagcagccgccgccgccgccgccgccgccaccgtagcCTCCCCCGCCGTATCCGCCGCCTCCGTCGGCGGTGGGGCAGTCCCTGGCCATGTGGCCGGGCTCCCCGCACTTGtagcacgcgccgccgccgccgccaccgccgccggggccggatcTCCTCCCGCCGCCCCAGCTGCCGCCGtagctgcggccgccgccgccagatccGGCCCCGCCGCGAGATCCgaagccgcccccgcccccgccgccgccggagccgccctTGACGAAGGATCCGTCGGGGCCGGTGACGTCGACGGCCTTGGTGCGGCCGTCGTCGCCCTCCGAGACGGAGAACTCGACCTCCTCGCCCTCGACGAGGGAGCGGAAGCCCTCCGACTTGATGGACGACTGGTGGACGAAGAGGTCCTCGCTGCCGTCCTCGGGGGAGATGAAGCCGAAGCCCTTGGTGTCGTTGAACCACTTCACCGTCCcgcgctgcctcgccgccgccgccatctcgcTCGAAACCCTAACCGCCGGCTGCTGCTAGGGTTAGTTTGGTTGGAGAttggagatgatttttttttcctgcgCCCCAACCTCCCCGAGCTCGATCTTATCGACTCGATCCGTGGACTCGGCAAGGGGAGGGGATATTTATAGGGGAGGGCGGCGCATACGAGGAACTGGGAGGGAGGCAGGCGCTGGTGGTGGGACTATGACGCGTGGGGCCAGCGCGGATGGACGGTTGGATCCGGTATACACGGGCGTGAATGGCCCTCGTGCTCCTCCTCTCCATTGGCCTTGTTTGGCAATGCTAGTTTTCTAGCACGCACACActccgaaaaaagaatctcgcatgcatgaagtattaaatgaagtcaaattgcaaaacctttttagggatgagtgtaatttttcgcgacgaatctaatgacggtaattaatcgatgatttgatatagtgatgctacagtaaccatcctctaatcgcgcggtcaaaggactcattagattcttcaggatcACTAGCGCGGgattctgaagttgattttgtaaactggctttgtttgacactATAATTAACAGTCAAAGTTATTTACTATTCATTGGTGCTAGAAATCTAGcaccaaccaaacaaggccattggCCAAGTGAATCCATGTCGGCGTCGTTACGGTCTCTGTGATGATTGAGTGAGAGAGAGACCCACAGCTTTATTGTTTCGTGATTGCGTTACAATTACTAACGTGGTAAAGAGATTGAAATACTGAAtggagagcaaaaaaaaaaaagcccttGCGATTTGGAATCAGGACGAATTCGAAAAGATTCATCGCTGAAAAGCAAGAAAACCATAACGTTCAGGTCTTGGAAAGACACAGAATTTGCACAGACCACCAACAACAAAAGATCAAGGGCACCGCACACTTGAACAATGCTGAGCAGTGTGATCATGTATCCAGAAAAAACTCATCACTTTTCAAGTCACTGTCACCTGTCCGGTTCACTGAAGTTCAAAGCATTGACCTGGGTAGCCACtctgagaaaagaaaaaacaaatctAGAGGCAAATGCAGCATACATTTGTACAAACTTTTGACGGAGGGCAGACCAAGTTATACCATGCAtttgtcttctttttctttgtacTCTTGAGTAGGAGTTGCTTCTAAGGGTGTCAACGTTAatatatgaaaataaaaaaaaaacttctaaGATCATTTCCCGGTGTTAATTTTTAACGAAGTGTACAGATATTAGGCGGAATGGCGATGGAGTGCCACACGCGTCGTTTGGCCGGTGCCCTGTGGAGATGGTGAAGATTATATTATTTTTGTTTTCCTTTCAAACAATTGAGACTTTCTTGTTTCAAAGAAATAAGAAAAATTCCCAATGTCTGACGTCTCATAAGGTGATGAGCCAACAGACCACGCTGCCTTGTGTATCAcaaaaccacacaggacatcaGCAAAAAGGGATCAAGGTACCGTACAGTTGAACAATGCCGCCGAGTGTATGGACAATTACATTAAACTCTGCTGCTGGCAGCAGGTATAGAACCGTTGTACTACAAACATGTTTCACAAACTCATCAATTTCACAGCAGCAGTTTCTTGCACTGTCCCGTTCACTCAAGTTCAGATCATTGACCTGGGAAGCCGTGCAACAAATGCAGTGTGCCAGATATCTGGTTTGTACCAATCATCGGTGTTCTATTTTGTCATTCACTCGATGTGTTCAGAGGGTTTATTGTGCGTGATGTGGAAGGATCTTGAAAGCAAGACTCCCATCGTTGGCGTTGTCAAGTCGTTCTCCAAATCCAGGAGTAAGAAATAAGGCCAGCACACCAGTCACTGTAGCTGGTATTTTCACAACCTTGCTATCAGCGCACATCAAGAAACGATGTGAGCAGCAATGACTCCCTGCAGTGCAAGTGCGAGTTTCCATCACAGCTAAGCATTTCTGTTTGCGGCTTCTGGTTAAGCTGTTGTTGTCTCATGATTTCCTCTCGCATGTTCCTTGGCACCCAAAAGAATTATCCGTGCAGAGGCAGCTGATACATCCGTCTGATTAAAGCTCATAATTAAGGACCTTGAACTATCGCGTCTTACTGAGACATTCCATCCTTAACGTATCCTCCAGCTCAgagaatgatgatgagaaggtACCTGCAGAAAAAAAGGGGCGAAGACAAGTGTCCTTGTCACCACACAAAACCAACCAACCCTTGTGTGTCTCACTAATAAGCAACAGAGCCATCGGACAACACATCCAAAATATCCTAGTAGTGTTGTTCGGCTCAGGATTTCTAACTGAGTGCTCATTTAGGTTCTGAAGAGAGCCCATTGGTATAACAGTTATGAGCTCAATGTAAATATGTAATCTATGTGACTGTCtctatgcatatgcatatagtGCACAGGAAAAGTGCATTCTGTAGCAGTTTCAGCTTCCTGAAACAAATACAGAAGAATAATtacaaaagcaaaaaaaaaggatgtTCTATTCAACCATGATAGAGAACCTAGCTGGCTTGTCCTATTATATAGATTTGTTAACTTTGTTCAGCAACCTGAATAATTGCACCCTCAATAGCAAAGACAGTCGATAACAAAAGGACTTGAATAACCAAATGTCATATGATCCGGATCTACAGGCTCTGCCTCCTACAGACCAACAGCTCAAATTGGTCCCTAAGGAACCCTAGTGTCATTTATGTCTCCATCGTGGGATTAGCCACTAGCGTCTGTCTACAGCCAGTGACATGCCATATGCAAGAGCCAGCCAGACATCAGTACCACTGCCACTCCCTCTTTACTGGATAGGCAACTATTCTGCAGGACCATTTCATGACTATCGCCCCAGCACAGCTTGGCAAAGTTGTACCAGACATACTACAGTGTTTTCATATGCCAGCCTGTACATTTGGCATCTTATTGGTGCATGTTCAGCCTCTATGAACAGATTTCATTATAATAGAGCGCACATGGAGTAGTAAAAGCATCGTtacaaatacaaaaaaaaagcaagTCATGATTCCAGACGTGCAAGAGTTTAACAGAATAAATTCCAGATCTCATGTGTCATGAATTACGCATATTAGATTGTTCATTTGATTCCACTGTTCTATACAGTAGATGGGGAGGACATAAAGAGCTAAACATGGAGGCACCATGCTATTTGAGCTGGATTGGATAGGTGAATACCTACACATGAAACTACATGATGGCCAAGAGCATAAATACATGTCATATCTAAAAGCAATCAGATAAAGGTGTTTCAGTATGTTTGGATCATGATGTATGCCAACAGTCAAATAGAGACCATGGGACTACCTGATAATGCTTTATTCAATAATGAACCTTTAATTAGGAGGGTCCCAGGAATTTGTTCAAACACCTACACGAGGATAAAAAAGTTCAttaataaattatttttgaCAAGAAGTTTATCCAAGTAAAAGACGCGTAATTTGCAGCCAGCATACCGTAATACGAAAGGATACTCCCTTAGAAACACTTTTTAACTTTGCAGAGCTCTCTTCTAGAGATCCGGCATAATCATCACCATGCAATATTGCAGCTTCAGTCTGATCATCTGACAACGTGACCTAAACAAATATTTCATGCAAGTATTACCAAGACAACAGCATGCAAAAATACACGGATATCTCAAGGAGGTCATATTAACAAAGAAACTTACATCGACAGAAAAAGACAATGTATCAATTTTGCATGATAGCTTAGAAGCTAGAAAAAAAGCCTCAATTGACTTCAGAACTTGGAATGCACCATGTTCACGTCGAAGGCCCTGATTTCATTACACCAAATAGAAATTTGCAAACAGAGGTTAGGTAAAGTGCGGATATAGTAATAGAGGAGCAATAATTCTGACAGAAAGATAGCCACTCAAGAAATAGGGGAAGTAAACAggaagtttttttaaaaaaatgagcTTCGTCAATAACTTTACCTCAACCTTATTTCAATGTTAACTACACAAAATaagtaataaaataataataaaacaaTCTAAACATATCAAGCATGCAAAAGTGTGGATACCAGTGTTACATGGACACGGGTGCGGGTGTCGGTGTCCGACTCGGGTGCGGGTGTCCGATTCGTTAGATTTTTTGGGGACACGACAAATAACACTTGGAATCCGACACGGGTGTCGGAATCCAACACGGGTGCGGGGTATCCGACTCGGCAAAAAAATTAAGACACAGGTGTCCGGGTAACACAGGTGGATACCCGAGGCTTCGTAGAACAGATAATGTGATGGttaattatctaaaaaaatgacCTACATGATGGGACTAGGGAGAAACTAGGCACTTATGGCTCTACGAGTTGTAGCCAAAAATACAGAGAAAATTTGagctgaagttttttttttcctttggttATCAAGTGTTAGTTGGGTAATTTATCAAGCTGAACAATAGACACATGGTAAAGGGACAAAAGGTGACATGACGCCAACCTGAAGCATGAACGAATGGTGGTTTTTTGCTGGAGTACTAGATCTGAGGACCTTATTTCTTGGAGCAATGAATGACCATGCAAGGCCCCATCTAGCTGTTTGACCTTGCACAAAATCAGTAGTTTTCACGACCGAGGCCCCAGCCTTACGAGCTTTTGACATTAATAACTTTAAGTTTGCTTTTCTGCCAACCATCGATGTAAACCACCTAAATAACAAAATAGAAAAACCATCATAAATAGATGAACACAAAGACATAACATGCATTGCCATTGTAGGGAAAGCTTTGAATCACCTGAAAGAGTTCTTAAGGGAAACACTGTCTTCAATAATTTGTGTTACAAAGGCCAACTCGCCACCAGGGCAAACCATTTCTTCAGCCGTCCCACCACATGATGTTTTTGGGTTAAGACCAGCTTCTTCTATGCTCTCAAAGAATGGAGGATTGCACACACAGAAGTCAAAGCTCTCACTCTCCTTTACAACACCCACAAGGACAGGTGGCTTTTGCATCGCTACATCCTCCGCGGGCTCTAAAACGTTTTCCCTGATAGATTCCCTGACAATAGCTTCAGATTCAGCGGATAAGGACGCTGCATTTGCATTTCTGATCTCAATTAGCTCTGCTAGTTGCGGGTTGTTCTCCACATTCTTCTTAGCCCATTCAAGAGCAACATCAGTCACATCTACAAAGAAAAGGCAGTTGCACACTTATACATCTTTCGAATTAACTAGTCAATGACTCCTTGGCCAATGGAACTTGTAGTGCGGAAGCTCAAAAACCTACCAGACCCAACAAAGCTCCATCCCAGTAAAGATGCACCAAGGAGAGGGTAGATGCAATTGGCACCAGTTCCTATGTCAAAGCCCCTCACCCTCCCACTTGAGCTGGATACTGGTGGTATCAGATTTGAGGAAAGAAGATCCTCGATCCAGTGAATGTAGTTGGACCTGTTTGGAACAGTAGGGCAAAGCTGTCCATCTGGAATCCACCTAACAGTAGATAATATTAAAAAACCTGTTTAAAAATTGGTCTGGCATAAACCATATGTCCATATTGCATGACAAGTACCTCCATAGAGCAAACAGTGTGCCCAGCACACACTTTTAAACAAACCTTTCTTAATTTTACCTAATAATTTCTGCAAGCAAGGTTGTGTGCACTTTGGTCATACAAGTATTTCTACATCAAACAGTCTACCCTTTAAGACCAGTGCGAAAAATTTACTGAAATGTTTAAGCACAGAAAATGTGCATAAGAAGCATAATGAAATATAGCAGAATGCAGCAAGCATGGATAACAtggtgaaggcatttcagtcaTATCTGACCACTATGAGAATTGTCAAACAATAGTATCAGGATGTTTTGTTTTATTGTGGGCACCTTAGCAGGACAGCCCAAACAATAGCATCAGGATCTTTTGTTATTGTGGGCACCTTAGCAGGACAGCCCAGAAGATCTCTTCCaaaacattaaaaaaaattc is drawn from Panicum virgatum strain AP13 chromosome 1N, P.virgatum_v5, whole genome shotgun sequence and contains these coding sequences:
- the LOC120654471 gene encoding RNA N6-adenosine-methyltransferase mettl16-like isoform X3, which translates into the protein MGGGRKRRRDGSEAPSIHPRNRYAAAAPDFAALAELYPSFRPFVSVSERGRASVDFTDFSATRELTRVLLLHDHGVNWWIPDGQLCPTVPNRSNYIHWIEDLLSSNLIPPVSSSSGRVRGFDIGTGANCIYPLLGASLLGWSFVGSDVTDVALEWAKKNVENNPQLAELIEIRNANAASLSAESEAIVRESIRENVLEPAEDVAMQKPPVLVGVVKESESFDFCVCNPPFFESIEEAGLNPKTSCGGTAEEMVCPGGELAFVTQIIEDSVSLKNSFRWFTSMVGRKANLKLLMSKARKAGASVVKTTDFVQGQTARWGLAWSFIAPRNKVLRSSTPAKNHHSFMLQVTLSDDQTEAAILHGDDYAGSLEESSAKLKSVSKGVSFRITVFEQIPGTLLIKGSLLNKALSGTFSSSFSELEDTLRMECLSKTR
- the LOC120654470 gene encoding glycine-rich protein 2-like, which gives rise to MAAAARQRGTVKWFNDTKGFGFISPEDGSEDLFVHQSSIKSEGFRSLVEGEEVEFSVSEGDDGRTKAVDVTGPDGSFVKGGSGGGGGGGGFGSRGGAGSGGGGRSYGGSWGGGRRSGPGGGGGGGGACYKCGEPGHMARDCPTADGGGGYGGGGYGGGGGGGGGCFKCGEPGHMARDCSSGGGGYGGGGYGGGGGGACYNCGQTGHMARDCGSGGGGGGRFGGGGGGGGDRSCYNCGQSGHMARDCTA
- the LOC120654471 gene encoding RNA N6-adenosine-methyltransferase mettl16-like isoform X1, translated to MGGGRKRRRDGSEAPSIHPRNRYAAAAPDFAALAELYPSFRPFVSVSERGRASVDFTDFSATRELTRVLLLHDHGVNWWIPDGQLCPTVPNRSNYIHWIEDLLSSNLIPPVSSSSGRVRGFDIGTGANCIYPLLGASLLGWSFVGSDVTDVALEWAKKNVENNPQLAELIEIRNANAASLSAESEAIVRESIRENVLEPAEDVAMQKPPVLVGVVKESESFDFCVCNPPFFESIEEAGLNPKTSCGGTAEEMVCPGGELAFVTQIIEDSVSLKNSFRWFTSMVGRKANLKLLMSKARKAGASVVKTTDFVQGQTARWGLAWSFIAPRNKVLRSSTPAKNHHSFMLQGLRREHGAFQVLKSIEAFFLASKLSCKIDTLSFSVDVTLSDDQTEAAILHGDDYAGSLEESSAKLKSVSKGVSFRITVFEQIPGTLLIKGSLLNKALSGTFSSSFSELEDTLRMECLSKTR
- the LOC120654471 gene encoding RNA N6-adenosine-methyltransferase mettl16-like isoform X4, which produces MASTDGQLCPTVPNRSNYIHWIEDLLSSNLIPPVSSSSGRVRGFDIGTGANCIYPLLGASLLGWSFVGSDVTDVALEWAKKNVENNPQLAELIEIRNANAASLSAESEAIVRESIRENVLEPAEDVAMQKPPVLVGVVKESESFDFCVCNPPFFESIEEAGLNPKTSCGGTAEEMVCPGGELAFVTQIIEDSVSLKNSFRWFTSMVGRKANLKLLMSKARKAGASVVKTTDFVQGQTARWGLAWSFIAPRNKVLRSSTPAKNHHSFMLQGLRREHGAFQVLKSIEAFFLASKLSCKIDTLSFSVDVTLSDDQTEAAILHGDDYAGSLEESSAKLKSVSKGVSFRITVFEQIPGTLLIKGSLLNKALSGTFSSSFSELEDTLRMECLSKTR
- the LOC120654471 gene encoding RNA N6-adenosine-methyltransferase mettl16-like isoform X2, which translates into the protein MGGGRKRRRDGSEAPSIHPRNRYAAAAPDFAALAELYPSFRPFVSVSERGRASVDFTDFSATRELTRVLLLHDHGVNWWIPDGQLCPTVPNRSNYIHWIEDLLSSNLIPPVSSSSGRVRGFDIGTGANCIYPLLGASLLGWSFVGSDVTDVALEWAKKNVENNPQLAELIEIRNANAASLSAESEAIVRESIRENVLEPAEDVAMQKPPVLVGVVKESESFDFCVCNPPFFESIEEAGLNPKTSCGGTAEEMVCPGGELAFVTQIIEDSVSLKNSFRWFTSMVGRKANLKLLMSKARKAGASVVKTTDFVQGQTARWGLAWSFIAPRNKVLRSSTPAKNHHSFMLQGLRREHGAFQVLKSIEAFFLASKLSCKIDTLSFSVDVTLSDDQTEAAILHGDDYAGSLEESSAKLKSVSKGVSFRITVFEQIPGTLLIKGSLLNKALSGS